A stretch of DNA from Channa argus isolate prfri chromosome 7, Channa argus male v1.0, whole genome shotgun sequence:
TGTATATAATTAAGTGACCAGTGAGTATATATTGGGATTATTTAATCTGAAACAATACAgagtttaattttagttttattttataattttattgtatttttctctgCACTAGCTCTCTGTTATAGGGGCCTATTTCCTCTCCAAGGTTTAAACTTGTCTTTCAGAGTTATCCTAATAACCGTGTTTCAACACAAATCTCAAGACTGCTGGTAGATTGATGGTAACATGACTTATGAAATGAATCCACAAACTGACTGGTTAGGTAGTAGATTTCCTGATCTACATAGAGGTAGGTGGTGACAACCTGTAAAATGGACTGATTGGTCTTGTTGTTTGCTTCAACAGGAACTAGTGCTACCAGTTGCCAGAATAAACTCAAATCTAATCTTAAGAAGTTACGATTTTTATTTGAGGGAATCGCTAAAGCTGGAAACCCAACCCTTttgaatcagatctacacacagctctacatcacagaaggagggactggagaggtcaatgatgaacatgaggtcagacagatagAGACAACATCCAGGAGATCAGCAAGACTGGAAAAGACAATCACGTGTGCAGAAATATTCCACAACCTACCTGAAAGAGATGAACCAACCAGAACGGTGATGACTAAGGGAGTagctggcattgggaaaacagtcttaacacagaaggtcactctggactgggctgaagacaaagccaaccaggacatacagttcataTTTCCATTCACTTTCAAaaagctgaatgtgctgaaagagaaaaagttcagtttGGTGGAACTTGTTTATCaattctttcctgaaaccaaaggaatctgcaggtttgaagagttccaggttctgttcatctttgacggtttggatgagtgtcgacttcctctggactttcaaaacaatgagatcctgactgatgtaacagagtccacctcagtggatgtgctgctgacaaacctcatcaggggcaacctgcttccctctgctcgcctctggataaccacacgacctgcagcagccagtcacatccctcctgagtgtgttgacatggtgacagaggtcagagggttcactgacccacagaaggaggagtacttcaggaagagatttagagatgaggagcaggccagcagaatcattTCTCACATtaagacatcacgaagcctccaaatcatgtgccacatcccaatcttctgctggatcactgctacagttctggaggatgtgttgaaaactgGAGAGGCCGTAGAGCTGCCACAAACCTTGACTAATATGTACATCCACTTCTTGGTGGTTCAGACCAAACTAAGgaacatcaagtatgatggagggGCTGCGAAAAATgcacactggagtccagagagcaggaagatgattgaGGCTCtaggaaaactggcttttgagcagctgcagaaaggaaacctggtcttctatgaatcagacctgacagagtgtggcattGACATCAGAGaagcctcagtgtactcaggagtgttcacacaaatgtttaaagaggagagaggactgtatcaggacaaggtgttctgcttcatCCATTTGactgttcaggagtttctggctgctcttcatgtccatctgacattttttaactctggagtcaatctgctgtcagaaGAACAGTTGACCACACAGACGCATAGACGAGTAAATGACAAATGTTCAGTAAAACTCTACCAGAGTGCTGTGGACGGGGCCTTACAGAGTCCGAATGGACAACTGGATTTGTTCCTCCGCTTCCTCCTTGGCTTGTCAGTGCACACCAATCAGTCTCTCCTTCAGGGCCTTCTGATGCAGACAACAAGGGCCTCACAGGCCAAAAAGGAAGTAGTCCAGTACATCCGGACAAACATTGGGGAAAATCTCTCTCCAGAGAGAAGCATTAACTTGTTCCattgtctgaatgaactgaatgacaATTCTTTAGTGGAGGAAATCCAACAGTATTTGAAATCAGGAAGTCTCTCAGCAGATAATCTTTCttctgctcagtggtcagctctggtctttaTATTGGTGTCTTCAGGAAAAAATCTGGAtgtgtttgacctgaagaaatactctgctaCAGAGGAAGGTCTTTTgtggctgctgccagtggtcaaagcTTCCAGTAAATCTCTGTACGTTCACACACAACCAAATtaataaaacctaaatacaCTGCTACatatattacaaaaataaaataaataaatactactttcctccctcttttcttAAGGTTGAGTGGCTGTAACATTCTAGAAAGAGGCTGTAAATGTCTGGGTTCAATTCTCAGTAGCAAGTCCTCCAGTCTGAtagagctggacctgagctacaatgaTCTACAGGATCGTGGCGTAAAGCTGCTGTGTGCTGACCTGGAGAGTCCACAGTGTAAACTAGAAGTTCTCAGGTACGATTCACAGTTTTCTACGATCATTTTACgtatgttttactgtaatttactgtactgtagatcCACACTAGCAAAGCAGCCTCTCAGATTAGG
This window harbors:
- the LOC137131037 gene encoding NLR family CARD domain-containing protein 3-like isoform X1; the encoded protein is MNQCKETEEGHLLQSTLSADDGCQTRAESLEQEQLKQDSPGLSCLSMKSQRSKGLPISFTKQIPEETSEVPCNPSAKQHHLDLDSIFMLLQEKIFTFVKSELKTFQKILSPDCSEKWRRNEAVLNSEEEEQGRSRREALVKITQHFLRQMRQEELADCLLNRTSATSCQNKLKSNLKKLRFLFEGIAKAGNPTLLNQIYTQLYITEGGTGEVNDEHEVRQIETTSRRSARLEKTITCAEIFHNLPERDEPTRTVMTKGVAGIGKTVLTQKVTLDWAEDKANQDIQFIFPFTFKKLNVLKEKKFSLVELVYQFFPETKGICRFEEFQVLFIFDGLDECRLPLDFQNNEILTDVTESTSVDVLLTNLIRGNLLPSARLWITTRPAAASHIPPECVDMVTEVRGFTDPQKEEYFRKRFRDEEQASRIISHIKTSRSLQIMCHIPIFCWITATVLEDVLKTGEAVELPQTLTNMYIHFLVVQTKLRNIKYDGGAAKNAHWSPESRKMIEALGKLAFEQLQKGNLVFYESDLTECGIDIREASVYSGVFTQMFKEERGLYQDKVFCFIHLTVQEFLAALHVHLTFFNSGVNLLSEEQLTTQTHRRVNDKCSVKLYQSAVDGALQSPNGQLDLFLRFLLGLSVHTNQSLLQGLLMQTTRASQAKKEVVQYIRTNIGENLSPERSINLFHCLNELNDNSLVEEIQQYLKSGSLSADNLSSAQWSALVFILVSSGKNLDVFDLKKYSATEEGLLWLLPVVKASSKSLLSGCNILERGCKCLGSILSSKSSSLIELDLSYNDLQDRGVKLLCADLESPQCKLEVLRLNGCKLSWRSCKALCSVLRSQTSNLRELDLNNNDLQDSGVMKLSDGLESPHCALKFLRLSGCNLSHESCEALASVFSSPSCSLIELDISNNDLHDSGVKLLSAGFKSPHCKLETLSLSGCLLTEEGCSFVVSALSSNPSYLRKLDLSYNNPGDSGVRLLSAHPYWRQDTVRICNAGIQRLTSGLRKYACELIMDHNTAHKNLCLLDPNIITDEQEEWPYPDRSERFECWYQLLCKSGLTGRCYWEVNYIGLVSIGVTYIGIQRSGFSDKSCIGGNNSSWSLDCSPVSYSAWHNNKVKVIHRPSPCTVRNRVAVYLDWPAGTVSFYKVSDILSHIHTFHCTFTEPLYPAFRIRSEFTYGQFNLVSLCQMNEED
- the LOC137131037 gene encoding NLR family CARD domain-containing protein 3-like isoform X2, with the protein product MNQCKETEEGHLLQSTLSADDGCQTRAESLEQEQLKQDSPGLSCLSMKSQRSKGLPISFTKQIPEETSEVPCNPSAKQHHLDLDSIFMLLQEKIFTFVKSELKTFQKILSPDCSEKWRRNEAVLNSEEEEQGRSRREALVKITQHFLRQMRQEELADCLLNRTSATSCQNKLKSNLKKLRFLFEGIAKAGNPTLLNQIYTQLYITEGGTGEVNDEHEVRQIETTSRRSARLEKTITCAEIFHNLPERDEPTRTVMTKGVAGIGKTVLTQKVTLDWAEDKANQDIQFIFPFTFKKLNVLKEKKFSLVELVYQFFPETKGICRFEEFQVLFIFDGLDECRLPLDFQNNEILTDVTESTSVDVLLTNLIRGNLLPSARLWITTRPAAASHIPPECVDMVTEVRGFTDPQKEEYFRKRFRDEEQASRIISHIKTSRSLQIMCHIPIFCWITATVLEDVLKTGEAVELPQTLTNMYIHFLVVQTKLRNIKYDGGAAKNAHWSPESRKMIEALGKLAFEQLQKGNLVFYESDLTECGIDIREASVYSGVFTQMFKEERGLYQDKVFCFIHLTVQEFLAALHVHLTFFNSGVNLLSEEQLTTQTHRRVNDKCSVKLYQSAVDGALQSPNGQLDLFLRFLLGLSVHTNQSLLQGLLMQTTRASQAKKEVVQYIRTNIGENLSPERSINLFHCLNELNDNSLVEEIQQYLKSGSLSADNLSSAQWSALVFILVSSGKNLDVFDLKKYSATEEGLLWLLPVVKASSKSLLSGCNILERGCKCLGSILSSKSSSLIELDLSYNDLQDRGVKLLCADLESPQCKLEVLRLNGCKLSWRSCKALCSVLRSQTSNLRELDLNNNDLQDSGVMKLSDGLESPHCALKFLRLSGCNLSHESCEALASVFSSPSCSLIELDISNNDLHDSGVKLLSAGFKSPHCKLETLSLSGCLLTEEGCSFVVSALSSNPSYLRKLDLSYNNPGDSGVRLLSAHPYWRQDTNMQCWNTTVDVWAEEVCL